From the genome of Lotus japonicus ecotype B-129 chromosome 6, LjGifu_v1.2, one region includes:
- the LOC130723658 gene encoding F-box/kelch-repeat protein At3g23880-like yields the protein MHYSTLQPNSCYASNNHSKSKVICQPKPSSFICCYSPMAPDRAGDDKNGVVSSLLRTLQRSTTSTETLTPPSLPPAGDSLHAPPLPSLPFDLVVEILCRLPVKPLLQFRCVCKSWKSLISDPKFAKKHLHSSPSDFIRHRLIVNHHSDDSGFRAYPLLSVFNTVPAAATATQLEYPLIIQKFNYVIVGSCNGVLCFFIDRSFALLWNPSTRRFKKSPSLENPRLKDSFTKYGFGYDHFADSYKVVAVFCYEDGDSGLYKTQANIHTLGTHCWRRIQELPCVPVQSAIFVSGTGTLNWLASDDNRSESVNNWMESRAIIISQDLRKECYQKLLLPDDYGHDDGGKGPLNLQVLRDCLCLCVHSFDSGSCDIWFMKEYGSKESWTKLFIVPNPDGCFSFTKPFHISKEDEVLVIKLEIIYLYNSRDNTFKIYPIQNIEDWMIPVVYVESLISPCF from the coding sequence ATGCATTATTCAACTTTGCAACCCAATTCTTGTTATGCATCAAATAATCATTCCAAATCCAAGGTCATTTGCCAACCTAAACCCTCTTCATTCATCTGCTGTTACTCACCAATGGCGCCAGATCGCGCGGGCGATGACAAAAACGGTGTCGTCTCGTCTCTGCTACGGACACTGCAGCGCTCCACAACTTCCACCGAAACCCTAACACCACCTTCACTTCCTCCCGCCGGCGACTCACTTCACGCGCCGCCGCTTCCATCCCTTCCGTTCGACCTCGTGGTGGAAATCCTCTGCAGACTCCCGGTAAAGCCCCTCTTGCAATTCCGCTGCGTATGCAAATCCTGGAAATCTTTAATCTCCGATCCCAAATTTGCCAAAAAACACCTCCATTCTTCACCGTCAGACTTCATCCGCCACCGCCTCATCGTAAACCACCATTCCGACGACAGCGGGTTCCGTGCTTACCCTCTCCTCTCCGTTTTCAACACCGTGCCTgccgccgccaccgccactCAGCTTGAGTACCCTCTGATCATTCAGAAATTTAACTATGTAATCGTTGGCTCTTGCAATGGCGTCCTCTGTTTTTTCATCGATCGGAGCTTTGCTCTTTTATGGAACCCTTCCACTCGAAGATTCAAGAAATCGCCGTCTCTGGAAAATCCACGCCTAAAAGATAGTTTCACAAAATACGGTTTCGGTTATGATCATTTTGCTGACAGTTACAAAGTAGTTGCAGTTTTCTGCTATGAAGATGGTGATAGTGGTCTTTACAAAACACAAGCCAATATTCATACTTTAGGTACACATTGTTGGAGGAGGATTCAAGAGCTCCCTTGTGTCCCTGTTCAATCAGCAATATTTGTGAGTGGCACTGGCACGCTTAATTGGTTGGCGTCTGATGATAATCGGTCCGAATCTGTTAATAATTGGATGGAATCTAGGGCTATTATTATTTCTCAGGATTTGAGGAAGGAGTGTTATCAAAAACTTTTGCTGCCTGATGATTATGGACATGATGATGGTGGAAAAGGGCCTTTGAATTTGCAGGTGTTGAGGGATTGCTTGTGCTTGTGCGTCCATTCTTTCGATTCCGGGAGTTGTGATATTTGGTTTATGAAGGAGTATGGAAGTAAAGAGTCTTGGACTAAATTATTCATCGTTCCTAACCCGGATGGATGTTTCTCGTTCACCAAACCTTTTCATATTTCTAAGGAAGATGAAGTGCTGGTGATTAAACTTGAAATCATATATCTTTACAATTCTAGAGACAACACTTTCAAAATTTACCCAATTCAAAACATCGAAGATTGGATGATCCCAGTGGTCTATGTAGAAAGTTTGATATCGCCTTGTTTTTGA